CTTCTCTTTTGCAGCGTGCCCAAGCCATCACTTCCGCTACCGAATGAATCCAGAGCAACGGATCTGGGCCGAACTTGTCGACACTCGCAAACTGCTGAACACGGAACTGCTGCACTAACAGATCGGTCATCACTTTCATGAGCAGCTGAATCTCGGCTTTACATTCAGGGAGAGGCATCCGGGATGCATGGCTGAACAGTTCATCTATCCGTGCAGCCATTTGCTGCATCTGCTGCTTCAACAAGAATGCTGCCAACTCATCACGCAATCGATCCGATCTCTCTACCAGACTGTACTGTTCCCTAATTCGGTTATCGGATTGCCGCTGGCAGTATCGCTCATGCGCTTTGCGAAGAACACGACAGGCCTCATCTAGAGAGAAGGGCTTGAGCAGAAACTCCATAGCACCATAACGGATGGCGCGCTGTGCATATTCAAACTCCCGATAGCCCGTCAAAATAATGATCATAATGTCCTGACCACGATCATGGATCTGTTCTGCCAAGTCCAAGCCATCCATCACCGGCATGTTGATATCCGTAATAATTAGATCCGGTGTACAACTGTTTACGGCTTGCAGCGCTTCTTCTCCGTCGGCAGCTTCACCAACTACTTCCCACCCGAGTGGATTATTGGAAACCAGATGTATTAATCCTTGCCGAAACATCGCTTCATCATCGACTACGAGCATTCGTCCATTCAATGGATGTATTCTCCTCTCAGCATGTTATCTGTTCTCTTCCAGCAACCTATTCTACCTGATAGGGCAAACGAAGCCGCACCAGCGTTCCCACTTCAGGAGTGGATTCGATCTGCACACCATAAGGGTCGCCATGAATCAGTTCGATTCGTCTGATTACACTTCGCATGCCAATGTGTTGACGCTCCTCATCAGCGTGTGCCAAAGGTGCCAAAATACGATCCATCATGGATGGGTCCATCCCGCATCCGTTATCGGCTATCTCCAGAATAAGCATGTCCGATTCTGCATCATTTCCCGCGTACCGGAAGACGCGAATCTCGAGACGACGATTGTCTCTTTTGTCCGCAAAGGCATGAACAAACACATTCTCCACAATGGGTTGCAGCAGCAGCCGAATCACCTGGCAACGTAGCAGTTCAGAAGGAACAGAAATCTCGATCGATAAGGCCTCCTGATACCGGGCCTGCTGAATCTGCAGGTAATGGTCAATCTGGTTCATCTCATCCTGCAGGGTAGTCAACCGCTGGACTGGCTCCAGTGTATATTGCAGCATTTCGGACAAGGCCGTAACCAGACGCGCCGACTTCTCATCTCCAAGCATATAGAACTTCCAGAAGAACATACTTAATGTGTTATACAGAAAATGTGGATTCAACTGGGCCTGTATAGCCTTGAGCTCAGCTTGCTTTTCACTTAATTCACGCTCATAGACTTCATGAATCAACGTATCGATCCGTGATGCCATCGCATTGAATCGTTCTCCAATGAAGCCCAGCTCATCCTGTGTCTGAATCTGAACGCGTGTATCGAATTGTCCGTCGCGCACTCTTTTCATCGCGTTAACCAGACTGGCCAGTGGACGCAGCAGCCTGCGGCTGATGATGGTAATAATGATCCACGAACACAGAACCGTGGCTGCCGCAGAAAATACAGCAACCTTTACGATAATCTTGCCCTTATGCTGAATCTGAGCCAAGGATACTTTGCTGATTAACGTGAACTTGGCTTTGTCCGACGTTTGTTTTGTATACAAATGAGCGGTTCCCTGCTCGTCCCTAATCTCGGTTGCTCCCATGCTTAGTTGTGTAAGCGGTGGTGGGTCTGCATCTTGATTATGAAACGCATATACCAGTTTCCCATCTGCATCCAACAAATACGCGGCAATATCTTCATTAAGACGTAGGTCCTTAAGATAGGATTCATACAGAGAGGTATTAAAGAGGATCAACATGACCCCATACGTCTCCAGATCAACAGAACGCATTAAGCGCCCTGCCAGAATCCAGTTGGATTTTTCCTCCTGAAGAAAAGCATCTACATCCAGACGGTTCCATACATATTCTCCTCCCGTCCCTTCCAGCTTATGGACCATCTCAGCCAAATATGAGGGGTCCATCTGTTGGAACGATCCGGCAAACGTACCGAGATTAAATATGTTCCCCTTCAAATCATAGATTCGAATTCCCATGATCTCCGGTGCATCGAGACGAACCTGATACAACTGATCATCCAGTTCCTCCTCCAGCTTCATCTGATCATAGGAGGAAATGCCCGCAGCCTGCGCCTTAATTGCATTTTTCACGGAGGGATTCAGCGTAATGTAGTCCGTCACTTTATACATGTCGTGCACCCTGGAATCGAGTCTTGCAAGTACCTGTTCTGCGGTAAGACTATACTGGCGACTCACTTCCTCATTAAACAGCGAAATATGTATGCGATAAGTAATTAACCCCGTGATGCCTGATATCAATACAGTCGCCGCCGACAGAAACAAAATCAGTTTTGTTCTGAATTTAAAGCGTTTACATAACTGAATCCATCTCATCACTCTTCGCACCTCACCCTTGTCCCGCACCACTTTATTCTTAAAAAAGATATCATACCCCTATGTAAAACAACAGAAAAACCCTGACCCCGTGTTGACGGTAGTCAGAGTTTCTACCTGCTCTATGAAGGATAAGCCGTATGAACATTTGTCAGAACAGTATTTTCCATAGATGACTATTTGCCGTATGTCTGCTCCATACGTTCTTCTTCATTGGTGGACAGCAAAATGTTCAGCAGCCCCATCACGTTATTCGCTTCTGTTCTGGCTTCCGTATACTTCTCAGCAAATGCGGCTTCGTCCTGTTCCGGATCTATTGCAGCCAGTTTGGCCCACGACTCGCGTGCTTTATCGTAAAGTTTCGTTAAAGTGATGTCATACGTATGCTGCGCGACAGGTGCCATGGAGTCGAACTCCGCTGCATTCTTGAAAAATACCATCGAGTCCGTAAAGGACTGACTGGTGTAATCCTTGTTCTTCATGGCATCCTCCGTGAGGAGCAGCGCCTGACGAGAGATAAACAACGTCTTTACCATGGCACGTTCCAGATTGGTTGCTTCTTCCCATGATACATAGGAGACTTCCGGTGCCTGAACGGTTGTGAAAAAAGGAAAGGCATCATCGATCAAACGCTGTGAATCGGAATGGATGGGAATACCTGTGTTCATATTCACTACCGCATCACTGTAGTTGGCGATATTAATATTTTTGGAGCCTTCTTCACTTACCCTGCGTACCGGATGATCGTTAAGCGGGACACGGATATAGCCAAGCTTGTCTGCATATTTCTGCTTCAATTCCTCCAGTGTAGAGTCCACTCCGATCTTGCCTTCTTCAGGCGAAGACCCCGCTGTATCGGAAGTTGAGGAGGTGCCCGCAGAGTCTTCAGCATTGGTATCTGCTGCGGACGTGTCAGTCGTTGACGTGTCCGAGCTATTGGTCGCTGTAGCCACCGTGCCAGCATCCTGAGCAGACTCCTTCATCGTTGCTTCCTTCGCCCCACCGCCACATGCAGTCAATATGGCAACCAAGCTGAAAATGGCCGTGAACATCTTGATTCTATGATTCCAACTCATTGTGTAATCTTCCCCTTATCTTATGTATGTACCTGTGTTATATTAACCTCTACTTCAATCCATGAATAGTTCATTCCATAAACATTCTTTCGGATAACATAGATAGACTACTATATAATCTGGTCTTTATTCTATCATAAGTTAAATACTGGGTGTATAAGACATTGTGCCTGCATGCTTATGCTGTATTTCCGTCAGTCCTATTCTCACTTACGGAGAGAACAAAAAACACGGTCATCCATGAAAGGATAACCGTGTTGATATGCACGCTCGGTAAGCTGCATTATTCGTTTTCAATTCATCGCCGTATGAATGATGCAGCAGGTTGCAGGTTCGATTCCTCTTATTTGATGCCTTTGGCCTTCTCCATATGATCAGCCCGAATCTGGGGATCCGTGGAAT
Above is a window of Paenibacillus sp. E222 DNA encoding:
- a CDS encoding response regulator, coding for MNGRMLVVDDEAMFRQGLIHLVSNNPLGWEVVGEAADGEEALQAVNSCTPDLIITDINMPVMDGLDLAEQIHDRGQDIMIIILTGYREFEYAQRAIRYGAMEFLLKPFSLDEACRVLRKAHERYCQRQSDNRIREQYSLVERSDRLRDELAAFLLKQQMQQMAARIDELFSHASRMPLPECKAEIQLLMKVMTDLLVQQFRVQQFASVDKFGPDPLLWIHSVAEVMAWARCKREEWLGMLVRLTQEQQDHVVTRVLQYIEMNYSSNCNLQAAAAHVHVTPNYLSHLFKKETGHGFSQYVSKRRVDKAKLLLHSTRQSMADIAEQTGFDNSSYFTTVFKQITGLSPREFRKQPSHESSE
- a CDS encoding sensor histidine kinase, which produces MRWIQLCKRFKFRTKLILFLSAATVLISGITGLITYRIHISLFNEEVSRQYSLTAEQVLARLDSRVHDMYKVTDYITLNPSVKNAIKAQAAGISSYDQMKLEEELDDQLYQVRLDAPEIMGIRIYDLKGNIFNLGTFAGSFQQMDPSYLAEMVHKLEGTGGEYVWNRLDVDAFLQEEKSNWILAGRLMRSVDLETYGVMLILFNTSLYESYLKDLRLNEDIAAYLLDADGKLVYAFHNQDADPPPLTQLSMGATEIRDEQGTAHLYTKQTSDKAKFTLISKVSLAQIQHKGKIIVKVAVFSAAATVLCSWIIITIISRRLLRPLASLVNAMKRVRDGQFDTRVQIQTQDELGFIGERFNAMASRIDTLIHEVYERELSEKQAELKAIQAQLNPHFLYNTLSMFFWKFYMLGDEKSARLVTALSEMLQYTLEPVQRLTTLQDEMNQIDHYLQIQQARYQEALSIEISVPSELLRCQVIRLLLQPIVENVFVHAFADKRDNRRLEIRVFRYAGNDAESDMLILEIADNGCGMDPSMMDRILAPLAHADEERQHIGMRSVIRRIELIHGDPYGVQIESTPEVGTLVRLRLPYQVE